One window from the genome of Lasioglossum baleicum chromosome 9, iyLasBale1, whole genome shotgun sequence encodes:
- the LOC143212332 gene encoding uncharacterized protein LOC143212332 isoform X1, which translates to MVDIMLCWICWLFWVGLPTLTAYPISSSIETDFPYTTHALSRWEQYWVQYMIALLGITAAAFTLVGCLCCRRPRRPKGFQDTAEKYKQEFKDGNNIEQEAALEHAVEGLELDVPRMLTIADRVQFEPLPVDHIISGSKNSTKPKPLPLSTSFFEERDSDPNTLPDYCREWFDAQELSTPREKLKYLRELGHGWFGKVVEGRADLEGCKRISKNEGVVVRILTEEATTKEKAWFLGEATPYLKLQHQNILTLLGVCLETDPYLLIFESCPVGDLKRFLLSNYDQKSQNALIKENIPVRMALDIAAGLKHMHNYGFVHTDLSARNCLVASDLSAKLGDYGIGVEKYPEDYYVVGDRALPIRWSAPESIECTDTTIETREITPQANMWSYAIFLWEIATWGSKPYNDKSDEQVIEMLLSLRTDLLPNGTQVLQSYLEGCPSNILQAIHLCLNLNPQKRSTLDELKQVLLNEYTEYLDFDQRWENLRANKTKHIRSASLQDLRGSIDSDYWTTIVDDTPRQSSFRLGPTELVKNVPNVKSIVVHHESSSETEEESWKRQIEQGVYTEKVKEKSKSVTDLMVLVHIDLDSDAELSMGTQASDKHVKKKLPATGSDSDIRHSVRTDEFDEALRKLRDPLPNNASHKIKTLDMSERPKLLTLTMDQGQTPILRLSLDDDDEPIAETNATVTTTVETRNDKHVLRLLSKGNPDLPLLRFVPDLASSCETLQENIESRYNDVSKYESNDNTCFSNNFSVNYKELENHVVDVELWNHALDSALEKKVPGFLYEGEFNEYTETSPKQQTNDTPELTVTSVSMASTPQFQTKYSAYNAADEFCNVDDMDIEQQCTPNDEEEERKQLSTPDDEQSSDSGFRDKESCEEEENVCSSSVAPPSTSDSTAVATACTEEQQLQILFELDAILDAEYYTTLQGSEKPMENLSLVKCTDSSVHQVNNEESANSLQTVNTIVETEIDEGGVLNVSDGEEETVRNLNNANITSPQKDSTQNHRITELQNHSVSTNMECISEEEIKIEMKNEVEEDKKFDNDNKNEEESQSEDEIENRNETEDGIVNRNEIENENEIEADNRNENENKYHNQNASINDEEEDSSTMSLRSDNSYVSFGMEEEFVTAIRNELREKLPHAQMSIIEPLEMHDADDNTSLSTDIENRQWDDDDEDEDNDETSNQGSGGVGISIRYNIYGTPLSPIQEERESTLTSESLMSNSRDTSITSRESAVSDDVLLVDTRTNKMVLLEGLGERLQDDERDTTNGDLSEEENLDYNCSVVRSRDEKSHIMIGSGVAPLPSPEEECKWQQLPPTFPLPLPLPVEDGLMSTSFGTEHGWGSQDEDEEEEDEEEDEEEEEDEDNSSSSGEFVWKRYNEPHVEQVQTRSTLANTNEGSAAVADIEDEMDAEEEEEDEEDEEDEEDEEEEDEEEEEFTPSAWNATLAPHRSALRSPDKTLKSGDQKKSVWFKKQRYHCVYEYPKETLATDTQGETSTTWEPTSYADWEEMIDEPRLDLYPLDYDDGNHTGSEEFFVSSSNRPFQFQTGDSKYVSQFFPGASTTVNDEPDEVDGGHQEAQQNRIELLTDYAHGQQHQLGELRHTRDRLKLNLSTNGAPSLFVKQIKQDDVEQLEDKHKLMESAESINFVQDQCILPNSLNHDLSPTVPLRDIRQERSVDPASSKSAQCDSQWNVEPTDKCSVLIDD; encoded by the exons ATGGTGGATATTATGTTATGTTGGATATGTTGGCTGTTTTGGGTGGGACTACCGACACTTACAGCTTATCCTATATCATCCTCGATAGAAACAG ATTTTCCATATACAACCCATGCTTTGTCAAGATGGGAACAATATTGGGTGCAGTATATGATCGCTCTTTTGGGTATCACTGCTGCGGCATTTACTTTGGTTGGATGTCTCTGTTGTCGAAGACCTAGACGACCCAAAGGATTCCAG GACACAGCAGAAAAGTACAAGCAG gAATTCAAAGATGGAAACAACATTGAACAGGAGGCAGCACTCGAGCACGCCGTCGAAGGATTAGAATTAGATGTTCCTCGTATGTTAACTATTGCAGACAGAGTTCAGTTTGAACCTCTACCTGTGGATCACATTATATCCGGCTCTAAAAATTCCACGAAACCTAAACCGCTGCCGCTGTCAACATCGTTCTTCGAAGAACGCGATTCCGATCCTAATACTCTGCCGGATTACTGTCGCGAATGGTTCGACGCACAGGAATTATCTACGCCCAGAGAGAAACTGAAATATCTGAGGGAATTAGGTCACGGTTGGTTTGGAAAAGTCGTAGAGGGTCGTGCAGACTTGGAAGGATGTAAACGAATATCGAAGAACGAAGGCGTAGTCGTGAGAATTCTTACGGAAGAAGCTACTACCAAGGAGAAAGCCTGGTTTCTCGGCGAAGCAACACCGTATTTGAAACTGCAACACCAAAATATTTTGACTTTGTTGGGTGTTTGTCTAGAAACCGACCCgtatttattaatattcgaaTCTTGTCCAGTAGGTGATCTTAAACGCTTTTTGTTATCGAATTACGATCAAAAATCACAGAACGCGCTTATCAAAGAGAATATTCCAGTTCGAATGGCACTAGATATCGCAGCCGGTTTGAAACATATGCACAATTACGGGTTTGTGCATACGGATTTATCGGCAAGAAATTGTTTAGTAGCGTCAGATTTATCGGCGAAGTTAGGAGATTACGGAATTGGCGTAGAAAAGTATCCCGAAGATTATTACGTGGTAGGGGATCGTGCGTTGCCTATAAGATGGTCAGCTCCGGAAAGCATAGAGTGTACGGATACTACTATCGAAACAAGAGAGATCACGCCTCAAGCGAATATGTGGAGTTACGCTATTTTTCTTTGGGAGATTGCTACTTGGGGAAGCAAACCGTACAACGATAAGAGCGATGAGCAAGTGATTGAAATGCTGTTATCTCTAAGAACTGATCTCTTGCCGAATGGTACACAAGTATTACAGAGTTACCTAGAAGGTTGTCCGTCAAATATTCTTCAAGCGATTCATTTATGTTTGAACTTGAATCCACAGAAAAGGTCAACTTTGGATGAACTAAAGCAAGTCCTTTTAAACGAGTACACGGAATACTTGGACTTCGATCAACGATGGGAAAATTTACGAGCGAACAAAACCAAACACATCCGTAGCGCTAGCTTACAGGATCTCAGAGGTAGCATCGATTCGGATTATTGGACTACGATCGTCGACGACACGCCACGGCAATCTTCGTTTCGTCTTGGACCAACGGAACTGGTGAAGAACGTACCAAATGTAAAAAGCATCGTTGTTCATCACGAATCTAGCTCCGAAACCGAAGAAGAAAGTTGGAAAAGACAAATCGAGCAAGGAGTTTACACTGAGAAAGTGAAAGAGAAATCGAAATCCGTGACGGATCTAATGGTGCTTGTTCATATCGACCTTGATTCCGATGCAGAATTGTCAATGGGAACTCAAGCATCGGATAAAcatgttaaaaagaaattacCAGCTACCGGTAGCGATAGCGACATTAGACATAGCGTTCGCACAGACGAATTCGACGAAGCATTAAGAAAGTTACGAGATCCTCTGCCAAATAATGCGTCTCATAAGATCAAAACATTAGATATGTCGGAAAGGCCTAAACTATTAACGTTAACGATGGATCAGGGTCAAACGCCGATTTTAAGGTTATCGTTAGACGACGATGATGAACCGATCGCAGAAACCAATGCTACTGTAACTACAACCGTGGAAACTCGTAACGACAAACACGTGTTGAGACTTTTGTCGAAAGGAAATCCCGACCTTCCCCTGCTTCGTTTTGTACCTGATCTTGCATCTTCTTGCGAAACATTACAAGAAAACATTGAATCTCGATATAATGATGTATCTAAATACGAAAGCAATGATAACACCTGCTTCTCCAACAATTTTTCGGTTAATTACAAGGAACTTGAGAATCACGTAGTCGACGTTGAACTATGGAATCACGCGTTGGATTCTGCTTTAGAAAAGAAAGTCCCTGGTTTCTTGTACGAAGGCGAATTTAACGAATATACAGAGACCTCTCCTAAACAACAAACCAACGACACACCAGAATTGACTGTAACTTCTGTGTCTATGGCGAGTACTCCACAATTTCAGACAAAATATTCTGCGTATAATGCGGCCGATGAATTTTGTAATGTCGACGACATGGACATAGAGCAACAATGTACACccaacgacgaagaagaggaaagaaaacaGTTATCTACTCCAGACGATGAACAAAGTTCTGATTCTGGTTTCAGAGATAAAGAGTCTTGCGAAGAGGAAGAAAACGTTTGCTCGTCTTCGGTTGCTCCACCTTCTACTAGTGATTCTACCGCAGTCGCAACAGCATGCACGGAAGAACAGCAGTTACAGATTTTATTCGAACTAGATGCAATTCTCGATGCCGAGTACTACACAACGTTACAGGGCTCTGAAAAACCAATGGAAAACTTATCCCTTGTTAAATGTACAGATAGCAGCGTGCATCAGGTAAACAACGAGGAGTCCGCAAACTCTTTGCAAACTGTAAATACCATAGTTGAAACAGAAATTGATGAAGGTGGTGTTCTAAACGTGTCGGACGGTGAAGAAGAAACTgtaagaaatttaaataatgctAATATTACTTCTCCGCAGAAAGATTCAACGCAGAATCACAGAATCACAGAATTACAGAATCATTCCGTATCGACGAACATGGAATGTATAAGTGAAGAAGAaatcaaaattgaaatgaaGAACGAGGTGGAGGAGGACAAGAAATTTGACAACGACAACAAGAACGAAGAGGAAAGCCAAAgtgaagatgaaattgaaaatagaaaCGAAACCGAAGATGGAATTGTAAATAGAAATGAAATTGAGAATGAGAACGAAATCGAAGCTGACAatagaaatgaaaatgaaaacaaatatcacaATCAAAATGCAAGTATAAATGACGAAGAGGAAGATAGCTCTACGATGAGTTTGCGTAGCGATAATTCTTATGTATCGTTTGGTATGGAGGAAGAGTTTGTTACAGCAATTCGAAACGAACTCAGAGAGAAGTTGCCTCATGCTCAAATGTCTATTATAGAGCCTTTGGAGATGCATGATGCCGATGATAATACTTCTCTGTCTACCGATATAGAGAACAGACAATGggatgacgacgacgaagacgaagatAACGATGAGACATCGAATCAAGGCAGTGGAGGAGTGGGTATTTCAATAAG GTATAACATCTATGGTACTCCGCTTAGTCCGATCCAAGAAGAACGAGAAAGTACTCTCACATCAGAGTCCTTGATGTCAAATTCGAGAGATACGTCGATCACCTCGAGAGAATCAGCTGTATCGGACGATGTGTTGTTAGTTGATACTCGGACGAACAAAATGGTTTTATTGGAAGGTTTAGGAGAGAGATTACAGGATGATGAACGAGATACAACCAACGGCGATCTTTCCGAGGAAGAAAATTTAGATTATAATTGTTCGGTGGTACGTTCTCGCGATGAAAAGTCACATATCATGATTGGAAGCGGAGTAGCTCCTTTGCCAAGTCCCGAAGAAGAATGTAAATGGCAACAATTACCTCCGACTTTCCCGCTTCCCTTGCCGTTACCGGTAGAGGATGGCCTAATGTCAACAAGTTTTGGAACCGAACACGGATGGGGTAGTCAAGATgaagacgaggaagaagaagacgaggaggaagacgaagaagaagaagaggatgaAGATAATAGTTCCAGCTCCGGAGAATTTGTTTGGAAG AGGTACAATGAACCGCACGTCGAACAAGTTCAAACTCGAAGTACATTGGCTAATACTAATGAAGGATCAGCAGCGGTTGCCGATATTGAAGATGAGATGGACgcggaagaagaggaggaagatgaagaagatgaagaagacgaggaagacgaagaagaagaagatgaggaggaagaagaatttACACCATCAGCCTGGAACGCAACGTTAGCTCCGCATCGTTCCGCGCTAAGATCTCCAGACAAAACATTAAAATCTGGC GATCAAAAGAAGAGTGTTTGGTTCAAGAAGCAACGTTATCACTGCGTATACGAATATCCAAAGGAAACATTAGCTACCGATACTCAAGGAGAAACATCTACCACCTGGGAGCCTACTTCATATGCTG ATTGGGAGGAAATGATAGATGAACCACGATTAGATCTATATCCTCTGGATTATGATGACGGTAACCATACCG GGAGCGAGGAATTTTTTGTGAGCAGTTCAAATcgtccatttcaatttcaaacagGCGACAGTAAATACGTGAGTCAATTCTTCCCCGGCGCTTCTACAACGGTTAACGACGAACCGGACGAAGTGGACGGCGGTCACCAAGAAGCGCAGCAGAATAGGATAGAATTGTTAACCGATTATGCCCATGGCCAGCAACATCAGTTAGGGGAACTCAGACACACCAGAGATCGTTTGAAATTAAACTTGTCTACGAACGGCGCACCCTCTCTTTTCGTGAAACAGATCAAACAGGATGACGTTGAACAATTGGAAGACAAACACAAGCTCATGGAATCAGCAGAAAGTATAAACTTTGTACAAGACCAATGTATCCTACCGAACTCTTTGAACCATGATCTTTCGCCAACGGTGCCTCTCCGTGATATTCGACAAGAGAGAAGTGTTGATCCAGCTTCTTCGAAAAGTGCCCAATGTGATAGCCAGTGGAACGTTGAACCCACCGACAAGTGCAGTGTTTTAATCGACGACTAA
- the LOC143212332 gene encoding uncharacterized protein LOC143212332 isoform X2, with protein MVDIMLCWICWLFWVGLPTLTAYPISSSIETDFPYTTHALSRWEQYWVQYMIALLGITAAAFTLVGCLCCRRPRRPKGFQEFKDGNNIEQEAALEHAVEGLELDVPRMLTIADRVQFEPLPVDHIISGSKNSTKPKPLPLSTSFFEERDSDPNTLPDYCREWFDAQELSTPREKLKYLRELGHGWFGKVVEGRADLEGCKRISKNEGVVVRILTEEATTKEKAWFLGEATPYLKLQHQNILTLLGVCLETDPYLLIFESCPVGDLKRFLLSNYDQKSQNALIKENIPVRMALDIAAGLKHMHNYGFVHTDLSARNCLVASDLSAKLGDYGIGVEKYPEDYYVVGDRALPIRWSAPESIECTDTTIETREITPQANMWSYAIFLWEIATWGSKPYNDKSDEQVIEMLLSLRTDLLPNGTQVLQSYLEGCPSNILQAIHLCLNLNPQKRSTLDELKQVLLNEYTEYLDFDQRWENLRANKTKHIRSASLQDLRGSIDSDYWTTIVDDTPRQSSFRLGPTELVKNVPNVKSIVVHHESSSETEEESWKRQIEQGVYTEKVKEKSKSVTDLMVLVHIDLDSDAELSMGTQASDKHVKKKLPATGSDSDIRHSVRTDEFDEALRKLRDPLPNNASHKIKTLDMSERPKLLTLTMDQGQTPILRLSLDDDDEPIAETNATVTTTVETRNDKHVLRLLSKGNPDLPLLRFVPDLASSCETLQENIESRYNDVSKYESNDNTCFSNNFSVNYKELENHVVDVELWNHALDSALEKKVPGFLYEGEFNEYTETSPKQQTNDTPELTVTSVSMASTPQFQTKYSAYNAADEFCNVDDMDIEQQCTPNDEEEERKQLSTPDDEQSSDSGFRDKESCEEEENVCSSSVAPPSTSDSTAVATACTEEQQLQILFELDAILDAEYYTTLQGSEKPMENLSLVKCTDSSVHQVNNEESANSLQTVNTIVETEIDEGGVLNVSDGEEETVRNLNNANITSPQKDSTQNHRITELQNHSVSTNMECISEEEIKIEMKNEVEEDKKFDNDNKNEEESQSEDEIENRNETEDGIVNRNEIENENEIEADNRNENENKYHNQNASINDEEEDSSTMSLRSDNSYVSFGMEEEFVTAIRNELREKLPHAQMSIIEPLEMHDADDNTSLSTDIENRQWDDDDEDEDNDETSNQGSGGVGISIRYNIYGTPLSPIQEERESTLTSESLMSNSRDTSITSRESAVSDDVLLVDTRTNKMVLLEGLGERLQDDERDTTNGDLSEEENLDYNCSVVRSRDEKSHIMIGSGVAPLPSPEEECKWQQLPPTFPLPLPLPVEDGLMSTSFGTEHGWGSQDEDEEEEDEEEDEEEEEDEDNSSSSGEFVWKRYNEPHVEQVQTRSTLANTNEGSAAVADIEDEMDAEEEEEDEEDEEDEEDEEEEDEEEEEFTPSAWNATLAPHRSALRSPDKTLKSGDQKKSVWFKKQRYHCVYEYPKETLATDTQGETSTTWEPTSYADWEEMIDEPRLDLYPLDYDDGNHTGSEEFFVSSSNRPFQFQTGDSKYVSQFFPGASTTVNDEPDEVDGGHQEAQQNRIELLTDYAHGQQHQLGELRHTRDRLKLNLSTNGAPSLFVKQIKQDDVEQLEDKHKLMESAESINFVQDQCILPNSLNHDLSPTVPLRDIRQERSVDPASSKSAQCDSQWNVEPTDKCSVLIDD; from the exons ATGGTGGATATTATGTTATGTTGGATATGTTGGCTGTTTTGGGTGGGACTACCGACACTTACAGCTTATCCTATATCATCCTCGATAGAAACAG ATTTTCCATATACAACCCATGCTTTGTCAAGATGGGAACAATATTGGGTGCAGTATATGATCGCTCTTTTGGGTATCACTGCTGCGGCATTTACTTTGGTTGGATGTCTCTGTTGTCGAAGACCTAGACGACCCAAAGGATTCCAG gAATTCAAAGATGGAAACAACATTGAACAGGAGGCAGCACTCGAGCACGCCGTCGAAGGATTAGAATTAGATGTTCCTCGTATGTTAACTATTGCAGACAGAGTTCAGTTTGAACCTCTACCTGTGGATCACATTATATCCGGCTCTAAAAATTCCACGAAACCTAAACCGCTGCCGCTGTCAACATCGTTCTTCGAAGAACGCGATTCCGATCCTAATACTCTGCCGGATTACTGTCGCGAATGGTTCGACGCACAGGAATTATCTACGCCCAGAGAGAAACTGAAATATCTGAGGGAATTAGGTCACGGTTGGTTTGGAAAAGTCGTAGAGGGTCGTGCAGACTTGGAAGGATGTAAACGAATATCGAAGAACGAAGGCGTAGTCGTGAGAATTCTTACGGAAGAAGCTACTACCAAGGAGAAAGCCTGGTTTCTCGGCGAAGCAACACCGTATTTGAAACTGCAACACCAAAATATTTTGACTTTGTTGGGTGTTTGTCTAGAAACCGACCCgtatttattaatattcgaaTCTTGTCCAGTAGGTGATCTTAAACGCTTTTTGTTATCGAATTACGATCAAAAATCACAGAACGCGCTTATCAAAGAGAATATTCCAGTTCGAATGGCACTAGATATCGCAGCCGGTTTGAAACATATGCACAATTACGGGTTTGTGCATACGGATTTATCGGCAAGAAATTGTTTAGTAGCGTCAGATTTATCGGCGAAGTTAGGAGATTACGGAATTGGCGTAGAAAAGTATCCCGAAGATTATTACGTGGTAGGGGATCGTGCGTTGCCTATAAGATGGTCAGCTCCGGAAAGCATAGAGTGTACGGATACTACTATCGAAACAAGAGAGATCACGCCTCAAGCGAATATGTGGAGTTACGCTATTTTTCTTTGGGAGATTGCTACTTGGGGAAGCAAACCGTACAACGATAAGAGCGATGAGCAAGTGATTGAAATGCTGTTATCTCTAAGAACTGATCTCTTGCCGAATGGTACACAAGTATTACAGAGTTACCTAGAAGGTTGTCCGTCAAATATTCTTCAAGCGATTCATTTATGTTTGAACTTGAATCCACAGAAAAGGTCAACTTTGGATGAACTAAAGCAAGTCCTTTTAAACGAGTACACGGAATACTTGGACTTCGATCAACGATGGGAAAATTTACGAGCGAACAAAACCAAACACATCCGTAGCGCTAGCTTACAGGATCTCAGAGGTAGCATCGATTCGGATTATTGGACTACGATCGTCGACGACACGCCACGGCAATCTTCGTTTCGTCTTGGACCAACGGAACTGGTGAAGAACGTACCAAATGTAAAAAGCATCGTTGTTCATCACGAATCTAGCTCCGAAACCGAAGAAGAAAGTTGGAAAAGACAAATCGAGCAAGGAGTTTACACTGAGAAAGTGAAAGAGAAATCGAAATCCGTGACGGATCTAATGGTGCTTGTTCATATCGACCTTGATTCCGATGCAGAATTGTCAATGGGAACTCAAGCATCGGATAAAcatgttaaaaagaaattacCAGCTACCGGTAGCGATAGCGACATTAGACATAGCGTTCGCACAGACGAATTCGACGAAGCATTAAGAAAGTTACGAGATCCTCTGCCAAATAATGCGTCTCATAAGATCAAAACATTAGATATGTCGGAAAGGCCTAAACTATTAACGTTAACGATGGATCAGGGTCAAACGCCGATTTTAAGGTTATCGTTAGACGACGATGATGAACCGATCGCAGAAACCAATGCTACTGTAACTACAACCGTGGAAACTCGTAACGACAAACACGTGTTGAGACTTTTGTCGAAAGGAAATCCCGACCTTCCCCTGCTTCGTTTTGTACCTGATCTTGCATCTTCTTGCGAAACATTACAAGAAAACATTGAATCTCGATATAATGATGTATCTAAATACGAAAGCAATGATAACACCTGCTTCTCCAACAATTTTTCGGTTAATTACAAGGAACTTGAGAATCACGTAGTCGACGTTGAACTATGGAATCACGCGTTGGATTCTGCTTTAGAAAAGAAAGTCCCTGGTTTCTTGTACGAAGGCGAATTTAACGAATATACAGAGACCTCTCCTAAACAACAAACCAACGACACACCAGAATTGACTGTAACTTCTGTGTCTATGGCGAGTACTCCACAATTTCAGACAAAATATTCTGCGTATAATGCGGCCGATGAATTTTGTAATGTCGACGACATGGACATAGAGCAACAATGTACACccaacgacgaagaagaggaaagaaaacaGTTATCTACTCCAGACGATGAACAAAGTTCTGATTCTGGTTTCAGAGATAAAGAGTCTTGCGAAGAGGAAGAAAACGTTTGCTCGTCTTCGGTTGCTCCACCTTCTACTAGTGATTCTACCGCAGTCGCAACAGCATGCACGGAAGAACAGCAGTTACAGATTTTATTCGAACTAGATGCAATTCTCGATGCCGAGTACTACACAACGTTACAGGGCTCTGAAAAACCAATGGAAAACTTATCCCTTGTTAAATGTACAGATAGCAGCGTGCATCAGGTAAACAACGAGGAGTCCGCAAACTCTTTGCAAACTGTAAATACCATAGTTGAAACAGAAATTGATGAAGGTGGTGTTCTAAACGTGTCGGACGGTGAAGAAGAAACTgtaagaaatttaaataatgctAATATTACTTCTCCGCAGAAAGATTCAACGCAGAATCACAGAATCACAGAATTACAGAATCATTCCGTATCGACGAACATGGAATGTATAAGTGAAGAAGAaatcaaaattgaaatgaaGAACGAGGTGGAGGAGGACAAGAAATTTGACAACGACAACAAGAACGAAGAGGAAAGCCAAAgtgaagatgaaattgaaaatagaaaCGAAACCGAAGATGGAATTGTAAATAGAAATGAAATTGAGAATGAGAACGAAATCGAAGCTGACAatagaaatgaaaatgaaaacaaatatcacaATCAAAATGCAAGTATAAATGACGAAGAGGAAGATAGCTCTACGATGAGTTTGCGTAGCGATAATTCTTATGTATCGTTTGGTATGGAGGAAGAGTTTGTTACAGCAATTCGAAACGAACTCAGAGAGAAGTTGCCTCATGCTCAAATGTCTATTATAGAGCCTTTGGAGATGCATGATGCCGATGATAATACTTCTCTGTCTACCGATATAGAGAACAGACAATGggatgacgacgacgaagacgaagatAACGATGAGACATCGAATCAAGGCAGTGGAGGAGTGGGTATTTCAATAAG GTATAACATCTATGGTACTCCGCTTAGTCCGATCCAAGAAGAACGAGAAAGTACTCTCACATCAGAGTCCTTGATGTCAAATTCGAGAGATACGTCGATCACCTCGAGAGAATCAGCTGTATCGGACGATGTGTTGTTAGTTGATACTCGGACGAACAAAATGGTTTTATTGGAAGGTTTAGGAGAGAGATTACAGGATGATGAACGAGATACAACCAACGGCGATCTTTCCGAGGAAGAAAATTTAGATTATAATTGTTCGGTGGTACGTTCTCGCGATGAAAAGTCACATATCATGATTGGAAGCGGAGTAGCTCCTTTGCCAAGTCCCGAAGAAGAATGTAAATGGCAACAATTACCTCCGACTTTCCCGCTTCCCTTGCCGTTACCGGTAGAGGATGGCCTAATGTCAACAAGTTTTGGAACCGAACACGGATGGGGTAGTCAAGATgaagacgaggaagaagaagacgaggaggaagacgaagaagaagaagaggatgaAGATAATAGTTCCAGCTCCGGAGAATTTGTTTGGAAG AGGTACAATGAACCGCACGTCGAACAAGTTCAAACTCGAAGTACATTGGCTAATACTAATGAAGGATCAGCAGCGGTTGCCGATATTGAAGATGAGATGGACgcggaagaagaggaggaagatgaagaagatgaagaagacgaggaagacgaagaagaagaagatgaggaggaagaagaatttACACCATCAGCCTGGAACGCAACGTTAGCTCCGCATCGTTCCGCGCTAAGATCTCCAGACAAAACATTAAAATCTGGC GATCAAAAGAAGAGTGTTTGGTTCAAGAAGCAACGTTATCACTGCGTATACGAATATCCAAAGGAAACATTAGCTACCGATACTCAAGGAGAAACATCTACCACCTGGGAGCCTACTTCATATGCTG ATTGGGAGGAAATGATAGATGAACCACGATTAGATCTATATCCTCTGGATTATGATGACGGTAACCATACCG GGAGCGAGGAATTTTTTGTGAGCAGTTCAAATcgtccatttcaatttcaaacagGCGACAGTAAATACGTGAGTCAATTCTTCCCCGGCGCTTCTACAACGGTTAACGACGAACCGGACGAAGTGGACGGCGGTCACCAAGAAGCGCAGCAGAATAGGATAGAATTGTTAACCGATTATGCCCATGGCCAGCAACATCAGTTAGGGGAACTCAGACACACCAGAGATCGTTTGAAATTAAACTTGTCTACGAACGGCGCACCCTCTCTTTTCGTGAAACAGATCAAACAGGATGACGTTGAACAATTGGAAGACAAACACAAGCTCATGGAATCAGCAGAAAGTATAAACTTTGTACAAGACCAATGTATCCTACCGAACTCTTTGAACCATGATCTTTCGCCAACGGTGCCTCTCCGTGATATTCGACAAGAGAGAAGTGTTGATCCAGCTTCTTCGAAAAGTGCCCAATGTGATAGCCAGTGGAACGTTGAACCCACCGACAAGTGCAGTGTTTTAATCGACGACTAA